A single Saccharolobus shibatae B12 DNA region contains:
- a CDS encoding UbiD family decarboxylase, which produces MTFKDLRDYIEFMKKKNKLIEVDEEVNVDLEIAEITRKATYAHLPPLLFKRIKNYENWKIISNVFYSMESLYEIFGTNKLESISEGFLSNLSNMPITFFDKIKSLREILGLGKVMPKAKTPSFKEEKNLDLAKIPAIKTWPKDAGRYLTFSITITKDPETDVHNLSVYRIQILNEKEAIIHWQAFKRGALTAKRYLEKGTTRIPIAIVTGVDPAIAFTAASPVPHGIDKYMFAGILRGEGVDVTELDDKLLVPSHSEVVLTGYVDLNDMRLEGPFGDHMGYYTPADYYPVFKLEKVYIREDPIFHVTSVGKPPLEDAWIGKAVERIFLPFAKMLVPELVDMNLPEYGLFTGIGIFSIKKYYPGQAKRVMMALWGTGQLSLLKTIIIVDQDIDVHDINQVIYAIAANVDPKRDVWVIENALTDSLDPSVPFPPLGSKLGIDATRKFKEEMGKEWPEEVRSDEGVAKKADEIINKIIKRYQTS; this is translated from the coding sequence ATGACGTTCAAAGATCTCAGAGATTATATTGAATTTATGAAAAAGAAAAATAAATTAATTGAAGTCGATGAGGAAGTAAACGTCGATTTAGAAATAGCTGAAATAACAAGAAAAGCAACTTATGCTCATCTACCCCCTCTTTTATTCAAAAGGATTAAAAATTATGAGAATTGGAAAATAATCTCTAACGTTTTTTATTCAATGGAAAGCTTGTATGAGATTTTTGGAACGAATAAACTGGAATCAATATCGGAAGGATTTCTATCAAATTTGTCCAACATGCCTATCACATTTTTTGATAAAATAAAATCACTTAGGGAAATTTTAGGACTAGGAAAAGTAATGCCTAAAGCTAAGACACCTAGTTTTAAAGAGGAAAAGAATTTAGATCTGGCTAAGATTCCTGCAATAAAAACCTGGCCTAAAGATGCCGGAAGATACCTTACCTTTTCCATAACAATAACAAAGGACCCAGAGACAGATGTTCATAATCTTAGCGTTTATAGAATTCAAATTCTAAACGAAAAGGAGGCAATAATTCATTGGCAAGCCTTTAAAAGAGGCGCGCTTACTGCTAAAAGATATTTAGAAAAAGGCACTACCAGGATACCTATTGCCATAGTAACCGGAGTGGATCCTGCTATAGCATTTACAGCAGCTTCTCCAGTCCCTCATGGAATAGATAAGTATATGTTTGCGGGAATCTTGAGAGGTGAGGGAGTTGATGTAACTGAACTAGATGATAAGTTGCTAGTACCGAGTCATTCAGAAGTAGTTTTAACTGGTTATGTTGACTTGAATGACATGCGTCTAGAGGGTCCCTTTGGAGATCATATGGGTTATTACACACCAGCAGATTACTATCCAGTTTTCAAATTGGAAAAAGTATACATTAGAGAAGACCCCATATTTCACGTAACATCAGTAGGCAAACCACCACTTGAGGATGCTTGGATAGGTAAGGCTGTAGAAAGGATATTCTTACCTTTTGCCAAGATGCTAGTTCCAGAACTTGTCGACATGAATCTACCAGAATATGGCCTATTTACTGGGATTGGTATATTCTCTATAAAGAAATATTACCCTGGCCAAGCCAAGAGAGTTATGATGGCTCTATGGGGTACTGGTCAACTAAGCCTTTTAAAGACGATAATAATTGTTGATCAAGATATAGACGTTCATGACATTAATCAGGTTATTTACGCTATTGCAGCTAATGTAGACCCTAAACGTGATGTTTGGGTAATAGAAAATGCGCTTACGGACTCATTGGACCCTAGTGTTCCATTTCCACCATTAGGTAGTAAACTAGGTATAGACGCTACTAGGAAGTTTAAAGAAGAAATGGGA
- the thrC gene encoding threonine synthase, whose protein sequence is MKCLSCGYETEIDQNQILCPRCGGLLEILVEPPKDFSFNKLRGRGVWRYKELIAGKYKNIVSINEGNTPLIRSSNINDNLYFKFEGLNPTGSFKDRGMTVAVSSAVSLNYKTVIAASTGNTAASAAAYAARAGIKSFIVLPKGKVALGKLAQSILYGSVILEVDGSFDVAMDAVMRLYKDLKVVYPLNSFNPWRLEGQKTIAFEIAEELGVPDNVIIPVGNAGNIYAIWKGFNELVKTGVINTIPRMIGIQAEGASPIATAIIKGKDSPDFVENPDTVATAIRIGKPVNWQKAMKAIRESNGTAIVVSDSEILDAQKTLARKEGIGAEPASAAALAGYIKAINEKVVDKDEKTVLILTGHSLKDPDSMTKAEAKRILVNPLHMEKIILGEINGSNS, encoded by the coding sequence ATGAAGTGCTTAAGTTGTGGATATGAAACGGAAATAGATCAAAATCAAATATTATGTCCGAGATGTGGAGGACTATTGGAAATTCTAGTGGAACCACCAAAAGACTTCTCTTTCAACAAATTGAGAGGAAGAGGAGTTTGGAGATACAAAGAACTGATAGCAGGTAAATATAAAAATATTGTAAGTATAAATGAAGGAAATACCCCGCTAATAAGATCCTCAAATATAAACGATAATCTTTATTTTAAATTCGAAGGACTTAATCCTACTGGAAGTTTTAAGGATAGAGGAATGACAGTAGCAGTTAGTTCTGCAGTAAGCTTAAACTACAAAACCGTAATAGCAGCATCTACTGGAAACACTGCAGCTTCCGCAGCTGCTTATGCTGCAAGAGCAGGTATAAAGAGCTTTATCGTCTTACCTAAAGGTAAGGTAGCATTAGGTAAATTAGCTCAGTCAATACTTTATGGCTCAGTTATTTTAGAGGTTGATGGAAGTTTTGACGTTGCTATGGATGCGGTAATGAGGTTATATAAGGATTTAAAAGTAGTATATCCATTAAATTCTTTTAACCCATGGAGATTAGAAGGACAGAAGACAATAGCATTTGAGATAGCGGAAGAACTAGGAGTTCCAGATAATGTAATAATCCCGGTAGGCAATGCGGGTAATATTTACGCCATATGGAAGGGATTTAATGAGCTAGTTAAAACTGGAGTGATAAATACTATTCCCAGAATGATTGGAATCCAAGCTGAGGGAGCATCACCAATAGCTACTGCTATAATCAAAGGCAAAGATTCTCCAGATTTCGTAGAAAATCCAGATACTGTAGCTACTGCAATAAGAATAGGAAAACCAGTAAATTGGCAAAAAGCAATGAAAGCAATAAGAGAATCTAATGGAACCGCAATAGTGGTATCTGATTCTGAAATATTAGACGCGCAGAAGACCCTAGCTAGAAAAGAGGGCATAGGAGCTGAGCCTGCTTCAGCAGCTGCCTTAGCTGGTTACATTAAGGCAATAAATGAAAAGGTAGTAGATAAAGATGAAAAAACAGTTTTAATCCTAACAGGACATTCATTAAAAGATCCAGATAGTATGACCAAAGCAGAGGCTAAGAGAATATTAGTTAATCCTCTACACATGGAAAAAATTATCTTAGGTGAGATAAATGGCTCTAATAGTTAA
- a CDS encoding aspartate kinase — protein sequence MALIVKIGGSIQKDEKDYELIVKKIQDFSKKSDKIIVVTSAIKNVTNELISATLNTDNSPNIVTEIYERHIKLLSKLADGKEFENSFKDISRLSDELFRVAWSIRVLDEVTPRVRDYILSFGERMATLLLSAILRSNGIEAEGVITPPFLTDENYGEANVIEDLSKKEIMGTLENVKANVIVLPGFIGRTKEGRYTTLGRGGSDYTATLLGKLIGLREVRLVTEVPGIMTGDPKKFENAKTITRLSLEEAIELSQLGAKRLHPRTFDPVFGSDMKVIVESLYEDGFTIINGECENNDGLKGISLLDNAKLITVESTKIVGKIGSAARITNEAKEAGVNIISISQPASETTIQLVVDSLSVDRLLSKLEELKGTLVKDIEVNDVNIVGIVGCGIKKKEISTKVLSIASSYDPLAISRGISNVSMTFIVNKEEGEKLAKELHKVIVSG from the coding sequence ATGGCTCTAATAGTTAAAATAGGTGGATCAATACAAAAAGATGAAAAAGATTATGAACTTATCGTAAAGAAGATACAAGATTTTTCAAAGAAATCTGATAAGATCATAGTAGTAACATCAGCTATTAAAAACGTTACTAACGAGTTAATAAGTGCAACTTTGAATACTGATAACTCTCCAAATATTGTAACTGAAATTTACGAAAGGCATATAAAACTGTTATCAAAATTGGCAGATGGCAAGGAATTCGAGAACTCATTTAAGGATATATCTAGGCTGAGTGATGAACTGTTCAGAGTAGCCTGGTCTATAAGAGTATTAGACGAAGTAACCCCGAGAGTTAGAGACTACATACTTTCATTTGGAGAGAGAATGGCTACCTTACTCCTTTCAGCAATATTAAGAAGTAACGGAATTGAAGCTGAAGGTGTGATTACTCCTCCATTTTTAACTGATGAAAATTACGGTGAAGCTAACGTAATTGAGGATCTATCTAAAAAGGAAATCATGGGTACATTAGAAAATGTGAAAGCTAACGTGATAGTCCTTCCAGGTTTTATAGGGAGAACAAAAGAGGGGAGATACACCACTTTGGGAAGGGGTGGTAGCGATTATACTGCAACCTTACTAGGTAAACTAATTGGATTAAGAGAAGTTAGACTAGTTACCGAGGTCCCCGGGATAATGACAGGGGATCCTAAAAAATTCGAAAATGCTAAAACGATAACTAGACTCTCGTTGGAAGAAGCTATAGAACTATCACAGTTAGGAGCAAAAAGATTACATCCTAGAACTTTTGATCCAGTCTTTGGAAGTGATATGAAGGTAATAGTTGAGTCATTATATGAAGATGGATTTACCATAATTAATGGAGAATGTGAAAATAATGATGGACTTAAAGGAATATCACTCTTGGATAACGCAAAATTGATAACAGTTGAGAGTACTAAGATCGTTGGAAAAATAGGATCTGCGGCAAGAATAACAAATGAAGCAAAGGAGGCTGGAGTTAACATAATATCAATTTCTCAACCAGCTAGTGAGACCACAATACAACTCGTTGTTGATTCACTCTCTGTAGATAGACTGTTATCGAAATTAGAAGAATTAAAGGGAACTTTGGTAAAGGATATCGAGGTAAATGATGTTAATATCGTAGGTATAGTAGGATGTGGAATAAAGAAGAAGGAGATCTCTACTAAGGTTCTTTCAATAGCCTCAAGTTATGATCCGTTAGCTATCTCTAGGGGAATATCTAACGTAAGCATGACCTTTATAGTTAATAAGGAAGAAGGAGAAAAATTAGCAAAAGAGTTGCATAAGGTGATCGTAAGTGGCTGA
- the asd gene encoding aspartate-semialdehyde dehydrogenase: protein MADKIKVSLLGSTGMVGQKMVRMLSKHPYIELVKVSASPQKIGKKYKESVKWIEPGDIPENVAELPIVSTEYEDHKDVDVVLSALPNELAEDVELKLVKQGKIVVSNASPFRMDPNVPLINPEVNWEHLELLKYQKSSKNWNGLLVKNPNCTAAILSMPLKPLERLIKINAMYIVTLQAVSGAGYSGLPFMAIDGNVVPWIKGEEEKIPKEINKMLGKFEAGKLQSSSLEIHPTTTRVPVKVGHMGVINIVTNDNVDEKEVQKALDGFASLPQHKNLPTAPKKPIILFKDEDRPQPARDLQYYDGMAVTVGRVKFEGNVLRLVVLGDNLVRGAAGITILTLEVMKELGYF from the coding sequence GTGGCTGATAAGATAAAAGTTTCGTTACTAGGCTCTACCGGAATGGTAGGGCAAAAAATGGTAAGGATGCTTTCAAAACATCCCTATATAGAATTAGTGAAAGTTAGTGCATCACCCCAAAAGATTGGTAAAAAATACAAAGAATCTGTAAAATGGATTGAACCCGGAGATATTCCGGAAAACGTAGCTGAATTACCAATAGTCTCCACTGAGTACGAAGATCATAAAGATGTTGATGTTGTTCTTTCAGCATTACCTAATGAACTAGCAGAGGATGTTGAATTAAAGTTAGTAAAACAAGGAAAAATAGTAGTATCTAATGCATCACCGTTTAGAATGGATCCAAATGTGCCATTGATCAATCCAGAAGTAAATTGGGAGCATTTAGAGCTACTAAAATATCAAAAAAGTAGTAAAAACTGGAATGGACTATTAGTCAAAAATCCTAACTGTACTGCGGCAATACTTTCTATGCCACTTAAACCCTTAGAAAGATTAATCAAAATTAACGCTATGTATATAGTAACTTTACAAGCAGTAAGCGGAGCTGGCTATAGCGGTTTACCATTTATGGCAATAGATGGCAATGTTGTACCTTGGATTAAAGGGGAAGAGGAGAAAATTCCCAAGGAAATAAATAAAATGTTAGGAAAGTTCGAAGCTGGAAAACTACAATCTTCTAGCTTAGAAATTCATCCAACCACTACCAGAGTCCCTGTAAAAGTTGGACATATGGGTGTAATTAATATTGTAACTAACGATAATGTGGATGAAAAAGAAGTTCAAAAAGCGTTAGATGGTTTCGCGTCATTACCTCAACATAAGAACTTGCCTACCGCACCTAAGAAACCAATTATTTTATTTAAAGATGAGGATAGACCTCAACCAGCTAGAGACTTACAATATTACGACGGAATGGCAGTGACAGTAGGCAGAGTAAAGTTCGAAGGAAATGTGTTACGATTAGTTGTTCTTGGAGATAATCTAGTGAGAGGCGCTGCTGGAATAACGATTTTAACATTAGAAGTTATGAAAGAATTAGGTTACTTCTAA
- a CDS encoding PHP-associated domain-containing protein, translated as MFFDLHVHSRYSDGKYFPKDIIAYARARNIYVAITDHDTSLGLNSVKEEKVIPGQEVTTEYGHVVILCNFPPSPPNRIAELVDYAKENSCLIFPSHPFDIFRKGIGNKVFEYKFDLIEIYNSKAPKMANNKAKEASIKLNLAGVSNSDAHVIQAIGSAYNDLYEVMEFNLDDILDNLRRGKIRNIINGLSFRAKFSILQWYIERKIRNAQNSSRAMHQV; from the coding sequence ATGTTTTTTGATCTCCATGTACATTCGAGATATAGCGATGGAAAATATTTCCCTAAGGATATAATTGCCTATGCTAGAGCTAGAAATATATACGTGGCGATTACAGATCACGATACTTCTTTAGGTTTAAACAGCGTAAAGGAAGAAAAAGTGATCCCTGGACAAGAAGTCACTACTGAATATGGTCACGTTGTAATACTGTGCAATTTCCCACCATCTCCACCTAATAGAATAGCTGAATTAGTAGACTACGCTAAGGAGAACTCTTGCTTAATATTTCCCTCACATCCTTTCGATATTTTTAGAAAAGGAATAGGTAATAAGGTATTTGAATATAAATTTGATTTAATTGAAATTTATAACTCTAAGGCTCCTAAAATGGCTAATAATAAGGCTAAAGAAGCATCCATAAAGCTGAATTTAGCTGGAGTTTCAAATAGTGACGCTCACGTAATTCAAGCAATAGGTTCCGCATATAATGATTTATATGAGGTAATGGAGTTTAATTTAGACGATATCCTAGATAACTTAAGGAGAGGGAAAATAAGAAATATAATCAATGGATTATCATTTAGAGCTAAATTTTCCATTTTACAATGGTATATTGAGAGGAAAATAAGAAATGCACAAAATTCCAGCAGAGCTATGCATCAAGTGTAA
- a CDS encoding Nre family DNA repair protein: MHKIPAELCIKCKGHKNLCGLPYCPIMERFRGMVSSLQKIKIDTSFKLVEGSTPPSGIVGEKGYPKVSLIVNIPPSVYGEDARKYENVKEWWGKVNLGDIIKLRSSLISSITTVKVEKATEYYNTEIPLAIISDNPVVSEAKLKTLEAKLKFDGIILPRGPGGIAEEIKVVDNPKIPTKLDKLIFDDVKSAEAILELYRYNVDYYKIMQALSFGLLGKKKNRRFVPTRWAITAVDSTVGKFLYSKIINYNEINEIEVYHGSYLGNYFYVVLYPSKFSSIWIEIWHPLSLWSQDLTISELKENFWGEYEYLDGGYMAARLAVLEHLEEAKRQAGVIIIREITEEYFAPVGNWHIRETVRNAMKNRIGKYDSLDQAISEVNKKLKAKINLFELRTIKGLIKQKSIYDFFK, encoded by the coding sequence ATGCACAAAATTCCAGCAGAGCTATGCATCAAGTGTAAGGGACATAAGAATCTCTGTGGGTTACCATATTGTCCAATAATGGAGAGATTTAGAGGTATGGTTAGTAGTCTTCAGAAAATTAAAATAGATACCTCATTTAAACTGGTTGAAGGTTCTACTCCTCCTAGTGGAATAGTTGGAGAGAAAGGATATCCTAAAGTTTCACTAATCGTAAATATTCCACCCTCAGTATATGGGGAAGATGCTAGAAAATATGAGAACGTTAAGGAATGGTGGGGAAAGGTAAATCTAGGGGATATAATAAAGTTGAGATCCTCATTAATCTCGAGTATAACTACAGTTAAGGTCGAGAAAGCTACTGAATATTACAATACAGAAATACCATTGGCAATAATTTCAGATAATCCAGTAGTATCTGAGGCAAAATTAAAAACATTAGAGGCGAAATTAAAATTTGACGGAATAATTTTACCGAGAGGACCTGGAGGAATCGCAGAGGAAATAAAGGTTGTTGATAATCCTAAAATCCCAACTAAATTGGATAAGCTAATCTTTGATGATGTAAAATCTGCAGAAGCGATCTTAGAACTGTATAGGTATAATGTAGATTATTATAAGATAATGCAGGCATTATCGTTTGGGCTTCTAGGCAAGAAAAAAAACAGAAGATTCGTACCAACTAGATGGGCAATAACTGCAGTTGACAGCACAGTTGGTAAATTTCTATATAGCAAAATAATAAACTATAACGAGATAAATGAGATAGAAGTTTACCACGGCTCATATTTAGGCAACTACTTCTATGTTGTACTTTATCCATCAAAGTTTAGTTCAATATGGATAGAAATATGGCATCCACTAAGTTTATGGTCTCAAGATCTCACAATTTCGGAACTAAAGGAGAATTTCTGGGGAGAGTATGAATATTTAGATGGAGGATACATGGCTGCAAGACTAGCGGTGCTAGAACATTTAGAGGAAGCAAAGAGACAAGCGGGAGTTATAATCATTAGGGAAATAACAGAAGAATACTTTGCACCAGTTGGAAATTGGCACATTAGAGAAACTGTGAGGAATGCTATGAAAAATAGGATAGGAAAATATGACAGTCTAGATCAAGCCATATCCGAAGTAAATAAAAAATTAAAGGCTAAAATAAACTTATTTGAGTTACGTACGATAAAGGGTCTAATCAAGCAAAAATCTATTTACGATTTCTTTAAATAA
- the argF gene encoding ornithine carbamoyltransferase, giving the protein MFRGRSLLCLLDFETHEIEKMLDVSFIMKNYVYHNNVPSPLSGKRVALLFEKPSTRTRVSTELAVSMLGGIPIVLNKQDLQWSRGEPIEDTGRVLGRVVNGIGARVLNHLTLVKLKESSGVPVFNLLSDLSHPLQALADLMTIRERFGNNLIKIAFVGDGTDNVLLSLMAIVAKLGLELHIATPKELKPREDLYKIISEIADDTGSVIEIHEDPYDAVRGVHVVYTDVWVSMGQENIAEQKKKLLQNYRVTSDLMNYAVKDAIFMHCLPANRGEEVEPEVIDGPKSAVWDQAENRLYTAMAVFSLFI; this is encoded by the coding sequence ATGTTTAGAGGAAGAAGCTTGTTGTGTCTGCTTGATTTTGAAACACATGAAATAGAGAAAATGTTAGATGTCTCATTTATAATGAAAAATTACGTTTATCATAATAACGTTCCAAGTCCGTTAAGTGGTAAGAGAGTCGCATTACTTTTCGAGAAGCCAAGTACTAGGACTAGGGTTAGTACTGAATTAGCAGTATCAATGTTAGGCGGAATTCCAATTGTTCTTAATAAGCAAGATTTGCAATGGTCTAGAGGCGAACCAATCGAAGACACTGGAAGGGTTTTAGGCAGAGTTGTTAATGGGATAGGGGCCAGAGTACTAAATCACTTAACCCTAGTTAAACTAAAGGAATCATCTGGAGTTCCGGTATTTAATTTATTAAGCGATCTTTCTCATCCCCTGCAAGCATTAGCGGACTTAATGACCATTAGGGAAAGGTTTGGTAATAATCTAATTAAGATAGCATTTGTTGGTGACGGGACTGATAATGTATTGCTAAGCCTAATGGCAATTGTGGCTAAATTAGGATTAGAGTTGCACATCGCGACTCCTAAAGAACTTAAGCCTAGAGAAGATTTGTATAAGATAATAAGTGAGATTGCAGATGATACGGGTAGCGTTATAGAGATTCATGAGGATCCCTATGATGCTGTTAGGGGTGTGCATGTAGTCTATACTGATGTTTGGGTTAGTATGGGACAAGAGAATATTGCTGAACAGAAGAAGAAACTATTGCAGAACTATAGGGTTACTTCAGACTTAATGAATTATGCGGTTAAGGATGCTATATTTATGCATTGTTTGCCAGCTAATAGGGGAGAGGAAGTAGAGCCTGAGGTAATAGACGGACCTAAGAGTGCCGTCTGGGATCAGGCTGAGAATAGATTATATACAGCAATGGCAGTGTTTTCATTATTTATTTAA
- a CDS encoding DUF4443 domain-containing protein, with amino-acid sequence MDIQIVLTKAVETRQGNKPKFDEGHVIMSLFYISQLQPVGRILLMKKTGLSEASIKTLLKRLREMKLIQTDPVGGNTLTEEGNKIVSCIKNTSNIKDVTLKSLGWDSSMLIIRGGAELLKEIPVLHLRDEIIRLGAEKVLVCVHTEEGKIEIPPKTEEMSLKGLLEEIKENCENCGPNDLIIFLVPNEEHLGYLTLAFILKVLKKC; translated from the coding sequence ATGGATATCCAGATTGTACTTACCAAAGCTGTGGAAACCAGACAAGGCAATAAGCCTAAATTTGATGAAGGACATGTTATAATGAGCCTATTTTACATAAGCCAATTACAGCCAGTAGGAAGGATATTATTGATGAAAAAAACGGGATTATCAGAAGCATCTATAAAAACATTACTAAAAAGATTAAGAGAAATGAAACTAATTCAGACAGATCCAGTAGGAGGAAATACTCTCACAGAAGAAGGGAATAAAATAGTCTCATGTATTAAAAACACATCCAATATAAAAGATGTTACTTTGAAATCATTAGGTTGGGACTCATCAATGCTTATCATAAGGGGAGGTGCGGAATTATTAAAAGAGATTCCAGTTTTGCATCTAAGAGATGAAATAATAAGATTAGGTGCGGAAAAAGTATTAGTGTGCGTTCATACGGAAGAAGGAAAAATAGAGATTCCACCTAAGACAGAGGAGATGTCACTCAAAGGGTTATTGGAAGAAATTAAGGAAAATTGTGAGAATTGTGGTCCTAACGATCTTATTATATTTCTAGTTCCTAATGAAGAACATCTAGGATATCTGACCTTAGCCTTCATACTTAAGGTGTTAAAGAAATGTTGA
- a CDS encoding ATP-NAD kinase family protein, whose protein sequence is MLKKIGFLVNPYAGAGGRIGRKGSDELCLENPEIPSRVARFLVKAPEDAIYVTPKLKMGEIYFIKTKLKYDTIPIGEKEKTTRYDTIDSVKEFVRRGVDIIVFVGGDGTARDVFEGLQGAQIPILGVPAGVKMHSGVFANTPEAAAILLTKFLHDEAKIVREEILDVDEEAYRKGTYSVKLYYIALAISSNSLLTPSKEETQYSEDELEEIADYIIDNMDDNITYIMGPGSTVKYIERKLKINTPFLGIDIIRGKKLIKENVSYFDLINLTGELKILLTPIGKQGFLIGRGNQELGPMFLRKVKKDDLIVVSTLSKLYTINCFRIDTGDENLDKLFSGVYNVIVGYNKFYAIKTCQ, encoded by the coding sequence ATGTTGAAAAAAATTGGATTTCTTGTGAATCCATATGCTGGTGCAGGTGGAAGAATAGGAAGGAAAGGTAGTGATGAATTATGTCTCGAGAACCCTGAAATACCAAGTAGAGTTGCCAGATTTTTGGTCAAAGCCCCAGAAGATGCTATCTATGTAACACCAAAGTTAAAAATGGGAGAAATATATTTTATTAAAACAAAATTGAAATATGATACAATACCTATAGGTGAAAAGGAAAAAACTACCAGATATGATACAATTGATTCTGTAAAAGAGTTTGTAAGAAGAGGGGTAGATATTATTGTGTTTGTTGGTGGGGATGGAACAGCAAGGGATGTATTTGAGGGACTTCAAGGAGCGCAAATACCAATTTTAGGAGTTCCCGCTGGCGTAAAAATGCATAGCGGAGTTTTCGCTAATACGCCCGAGGCCGCAGCGATATTGTTAACAAAATTTTTACATGATGAAGCAAAAATCGTGAGGGAAGAAATTCTAGATGTTGATGAGGAGGCGTATAGAAAAGGAACGTATTCTGTCAAATTGTATTATATAGCCCTAGCCATAAGCAGTAATAGTTTATTAACCCCAAGTAAAGAGGAGACACAATATAGCGAGGATGAACTAGAGGAAATCGCAGATTATATAATAGATAACATGGATGATAATATAACCTATATTATGGGTCCTGGGAGTACTGTAAAATATATAGAAAGGAAACTAAAGATCAACACTCCATTTTTAGGCATTGATATAATTAGAGGAAAGAAATTAATAAAAGAAAATGTCAGCTATTTTGATTTAATCAATTTAACCGGGGAGTTAAAAATATTGCTTACCCCAATAGGCAAACAAGGGTTTCTAATCGGAAGAGGGAATCAAGAATTAGGGCCAATGTTCTTAAGAAAGGTAAAAAAGGATGATCTTATAGTAGTGTCTACTCTTTCTAAGCTTTACACCATTAACTGTTTTAGAATCGATACGGGAGATGAGAATTTAGATAAACTCTTTTCTGGTGTCTACAACGTCATAGTAGGTTACAACAAATTCTACGCTATTAAAACTTGCCAATGA
- a CDS encoding replication initiator protein WhiP, translating into MSEDYQRDDIEAIAQQISEEEKPGKESPRSKLVEAILLLLYARPLRTAEIATNLGYETKYISSYLSYWKKKGLVYQEGGRWHLSRRGENIARDIIESQNNSKFKEYLLLAKQVLEGEKVYQTKNNKVEKRDDKKAQEVLWFIDGKTSNENKKQQKTNPTDCIKEILDKLDDDEKEILSYLLNKYKEWGTTYIYLDQLQEEMKADTSWLFRVLKNLQIKRLLYVYQDPKMGVRIGLSKTLKEKLSSC; encoded by the coding sequence ATGAGTGAGGACTATCAAAGAGATGATATAGAGGCTATAGCTCAACAGATAAGTGAGGAGGAGAAACCAGGTAAGGAGTCGCCTAGATCCAAATTGGTTGAGGCAATACTACTCCTCCTCTACGCTAGACCATTAAGAACAGCTGAAATTGCGACTAATTTAGGTTACGAAACTAAATACATAAGTAGTTATCTCAGTTATTGGAAGAAGAAAGGTTTAGTTTATCAAGAAGGAGGAAGATGGCACTTAAGTAGGAGAGGAGAAAACATAGCTAGAGATATTATTGAATCACAAAACAATTCTAAATTCAAAGAGTACTTATTACTTGCTAAGCAAGTACTAGAGGGTGAAAAAGTTTACCAAACAAAAAACAACAAAGTTGAGAAAAGAGATGACAAAAAAGCACAAGAAGTTTTGTGGTTTATTGATGGAAAAACCAGTAATGAAAACAAAAAACAACAAAAGACTAATCCAACGGATTGTATAAAGGAGATTTTGGATAAACTTGATGATGATGAAAAAGAAATACTAAGTTATTTATTGAACAAGTATAAGGAGTGGGGGACAACTTACATCTACCTTGACCAGCTTCAAGAAGAAATGAAAGCTGATACTAGTTGGTTATTTAGAGTACTCAAGAACTTACAAATTAAAAGGCTTCTTTACGTATATCAAGATCCTAAAATGGGAGTCAGAATAGGCCTTTCAAAAACTCTAAAAGAGAAACTGTCTTCTTGTTAG